One window of Chamaesiphon minutus PCC 6605 genomic DNA carries:
- a CDS encoding LysR substrate-binding domain-containing protein: protein MGSAHPTRYLEQYVRAKHLLVTLTGEPTGFIDLILLEQGLKRRIMLTVNQFAVAPQLVAGSDLLAVLPTRIVEMSGVLDRLHLTPPPLEILPSNLKMMWHERNHSDSSQAWLRSQLVNLCGKC, encoded by the coding sequence GTGGGCAGTGCCCACCCTACGCGATATCTAGAGCAATATGTTCGAGCAAAGCACTTGCTCGTCACGCTGACAGGAGAACCCACAGGTTTTATTGATTTGATTTTATTAGAACAGGGGCTAAAACGGCGGATTATGCTTACAGTTAATCAGTTTGCTGTTGCCCCTCAACTGGTTGCGGGTTCGGACTTACTCGCTGTTTTGCCCACTCGAATTGTAGAAATGAGCGGTGTCCTCGATCGGTTGCACCTGACTCCACCGCCACTTGAAATTCTCCCCTCTAACTTGAAGATGATGTGGCACGAACGAAATCATTCTGATTCATCCCAGGCGTGGCTGCGATCGCAACTCGTCAATTTATGTGGGAAATGCTGA
- a CDS encoding ABC transporter ATP-binding protein/permease, translated as MQRFNLTVFRQFWAIAKSYWSSDDKWRARGLLLAVIVLSLGYTGLSVLLNNKRGVLISALSARDEARFWQTILVFTGTLVVYAPLFAGYVYLRDRLGVEWRKWLTNSFLDRYFQNRSFYNLNYAEANIDNPDQRIAEDVKSFTQESLTLLLALVDSLLAIAAFTSVLWGISPPLILFLVVYALVGTLATVGIFGQPLMRLNFERLKKEADFRFSLVRVRENAEAIAFYQGEGYEADRIQSRFAEVFDNFKRLIFWELNLNILTNAYEFIPFILPAIVVAPGIFAGELEVGKVTEAQGAFIRVFFSLNLIVSRFQALTTFGAGVERLYTFMQSLDGTVATDSQSEDSAQPTIETEVICATNAPVVERLELDRVTLQTPNRERTLIEDLSIELSPSEGLLVRGPSGCGKSSLLRAIVGLWDAGTGKIIRPPLTEMLFLPQRPYMVLGTLRDQMLYPHMDAEVEDSYLSKILIQVNLPNLEQQHGGFHTEQNWAQVLSLGEQQRLIFARLLINKPRYAILDEATSALDTQNEKQLYQQLRDSGMTYLSVGHRESLSDYHQSILELATDRAWSLMAVTKE; from the coding sequence ATGCAAAGATTCAATCTCACCGTATTCAGACAGTTTTGGGCGATCGCCAAATCTTATTGGTCGAGCGATGATAAGTGGCGCGCGCGGGGGTTATTGCTTGCCGTCATCGTGTTGTCATTGGGCTATACCGGATTGAGCGTCCTGCTCAATAACAAACGCGGCGTGCTGATTTCGGCTCTATCGGCGCGCGATGAGGCGAGATTTTGGCAGACAATTTTGGTATTTACCGGAACATTAGTTGTCTACGCACCGCTGTTTGCTGGCTATGTCTATTTGCGCGACAGGTTGGGTGTTGAATGGCGCAAATGGTTGACAAATTCGTTTCTCGATCGCTACTTCCAGAATCGATCGTTTTACAACCTCAACTATGCCGAAGCTAATATCGACAACCCCGATCAACGGATTGCCGAAGATGTCAAAAGCTTCACCCAGGAGTCACTGACACTTCTACTAGCCTTGGTTGATTCATTACTAGCGATCGCCGCATTTACGAGCGTCCTGTGGGGCATTTCGCCGCCGCTGATCTTATTTTTGGTCGTCTATGCGCTCGTGGGTACTCTGGCGACGGTAGGCATCTTCGGACAGCCATTGATGCGACTCAATTTCGAGCGACTCAAAAAAGAAGCTGATTTTCGCTTTAGTTTAGTCCGAGTGCGCGAAAATGCCGAAGCGATCGCGTTTTATCAGGGCGAAGGCTACGAAGCCGATCGAATTCAAAGTCGATTCGCAGAAGTATTCGACAACTTTAAACGGTTGATTTTTTGGGAACTAAATCTAAATATTCTCACCAATGCCTACGAATTTATTCCCTTCATTCTCCCTGCAATTGTGGTTGCACCTGGGATTTTTGCAGGCGAGTTAGAAGTTGGTAAAGTCACCGAAGCTCAAGGAGCTTTCATTCGGGTCTTTTTCTCGCTCAATTTAATCGTCTCGCGCTTTCAAGCTCTGACCACTTTTGGGGCTGGTGTCGAGCGTTTATATACTTTCATGCAATCCTTGGATGGTACAGTCGCCACCGATTCACAATCTGAAGATTCGGCGCAACCGACGATCGAAACAGAAGTTATCTGTGCCACCAATGCGCCAGTAGTCGAGCGACTAGAACTCGATCGGGTGACACTCCAAACCCCCAACCGCGAACGCACTTTAATCGAGGATTTGTCGATCGAATTATCGCCCAGTGAAGGTCTACTCGTCCGAGGGCCGAGCGGTTGTGGTAAAAGTTCATTACTCCGCGCGATCGTTGGATTGTGGGATGCTGGTACGGGCAAAATTATCCGTCCGCCATTAACAGAAATGCTATTTTTACCCCAACGACCTTATATGGTATTGGGCACATTACGCGATCAAATGTTGTATCCACATATGGATGCCGAAGTGGAAGATAGTTATCTGAGCAAGATTTTAATTCAGGTTAATCTACCCAACTTAGAACAACAACACGGCGGCTTTCATACCGAACAAAATTGGGCGCAGGTATTATCATTAGGCGAACAACAGCGGTTGATTTTTGCCCGCTTGCTAATTAACAAACCTCGCTATGCAATTTTAGATGAGGCAACTAGCGCGCTAGATACGCAAAATGAAAAACAGTTATATCAACAGCTTCGCGATTCGGGAATGACATATTTGAGTGTCGGACATCGCGAAAGTTTGAGCGATTATCACCAGTCAATTTTGGAGCTGGCAACCGATCGAGCTTGGTCTTTGATGGCTGTAACTAAAGAATAA
- a CDS encoding macro domain-containing protein — MNRSKIKLILVAPNYALFQAFQERFAYFPNVEVANCGFERLNTYDCLVSPANSFGMMDGGMDAAITEFFGISLMERVQQKILDDYLGEQSVGTSFIIATGHPQHPFLAHTPTMRVPMQIVGTDIPYIAMWAMLLAVEHHNRHQSQKIATVACPGLGTGIGRILPAEAARQMALAYDNFIYPPKFLNCFVAASRQLLIWEGV, encoded by the coding sequence ATGAATCGATCGAAAATCAAATTAATTTTAGTAGCCCCAAACTACGCACTATTCCAAGCATTTCAAGAACGTTTCGCTTATTTCCCGAATGTAGAAGTCGCTAATTGCGGCTTCGAGCGATTAAATACTTACGACTGTCTCGTCAGTCCCGCCAACTCATTTGGCATGATGGATGGGGGTATGGATGCCGCAATTACCGAGTTTTTTGGGATATCCCTAATGGAGCGAGTTCAACAAAAGATCCTCGATGATTATCTCGGCGAGCAATCAGTTGGCACCTCATTTATCATCGCCACCGGACATCCGCAGCATCCTTTTTTAGCCCATACGCCCACCATGCGCGTCCCGATGCAAATCGTGGGCACAGATATCCCCTATATCGCCATGTGGGCAATGCTATTGGCTGTCGAACATCACAATCGCCATCAGTCACAAAAGATCGCGACTGTTGCCTGTCCTGGCTTGGGCACGGGCATCGGACGGATTTTGCCTGCGGAAGCTGCCAGACAAATGGCGTTAGCTTACGACAATTTTATCTATCCACCAAAGTTTCTCAACTGCTTTGTGGCTGCATCTAGACAACTTCTGATTTGGGAAGGGGTGTAG
- a CDS encoding DUF2382 domain-containing protein, producing MIYDRSKDSQQQPDLVQLQKNATDSTRILTEETIYLLEERLMVDLTRHKTGEIVVRKEIDTQVLHVEVPVRREKLIVEQVSPEYKLIAQIDLGSEQLDRGAISYVNHDDSIVINGNSKSLPIDNNHSTTVGGTVTSPQSAIDILAEIVRMAEEDCETVRIEISLKNNRNRDTYQRLFAGDRSIN from the coding sequence ATGATTTACGATCGATCTAAAGATAGTCAGCAACAGCCAGATCTAGTTCAGCTTCAAAAAAATGCTACCGATTCAACCAGAATTCTTACAGAAGAAACTATCTATTTGTTAGAAGAACGCTTGATGGTAGATCTGACGAGACACAAGACTGGGGAGATTGTCGTTCGTAAAGAGATTGACACCCAGGTTTTGCATGTTGAAGTACCAGTAAGGCGTGAAAAGCTGATTGTCGAACAAGTCAGTCCTGAATACAAGCTCATCGCTCAAATCGATCTCGGCTCAGAACAGCTCGATCGAGGGGCGATTTCGTATGTAAATCATGATGATTCGATCGTCATTAATGGCAACTCTAAATCTTTACCGATCGACAATAATCACAGCACAACAGTGGGTGGTACTGTTACTTCGCCCCAATCTGCGATCGATATATTGGCAGAGATTGTGCGGATGGCTGAGGAAGATTGCGAAACAGTTAGGATTGAAATCTCCCTTAAAAACAATCGCAATCGAGATACATATCAAAGATTATTTGCAGGCGATCGTTCGATTAATTGA
- a CDS encoding DUF2382 domain-containing protein, which yields MSLYKIKDFDPEYSKHFDDGDVIGLDLYAENDKIGSVDDIMVDDNGNIRYLLINTGMWVAGKRVLLPIGRARIDYGQKRVYAGTLTKSQVEALPELTEETNVDDDHEERVRGVYRSSTPEFQQQTPHTIGVGYTGAESYPASTHSEPMLDLDTPYVDGQIEYDRQAAPVPTPVPAPMPVPTPAPVADRDDDMYAIDDRNHPSFKLYQERLVASKTRQKTGEAVIRKHVETETATASVPVEKERVVIERVPSTGGTAVAPGEVAFKDGEVSRVEVYEEVPEFHKEAFVREEVKVSKVVEQETATTQEQIRREELDIKNAGDRPIVDNK from the coding sequence ATGTCTCTTTACAAGATTAAAGACTTCGATCCAGAGTACAGCAAACACTTTGACGATGGCGATGTCATCGGCCTAGATCTCTACGCCGAAAATGACAAGATTGGTTCGGTAGATGACATTATGGTCGATGATAACGGGAATATTCGCTACCTGCTGATTAACACTGGCATGTGGGTTGCAGGCAAACGAGTATTGTTACCGATCGGACGCGCGCGCATCGACTACGGCCAAAAAAGAGTCTATGCCGGAACTCTCACCAAGAGCCAAGTCGAAGCTCTCCCTGAATTGACCGAAGAAACTAACGTCGATGACGACCACGAAGAACGGGTGCGTGGTGTCTATCGCTCCTCGACGCCAGAGTTCCAGCAACAAACGCCACATACAATTGGGGTTGGTTATACGGGAGCCGAGAGTTATCCAGCCAGCACGCACAGCGAACCGATGCTCGATCTCGACACCCCCTACGTCGATGGTCAGATCGAGTACGATCGTCAAGCTGCGCCAGTACCTACTCCCGTACCCGCTCCAATGCCCGTACCTACTCCCGCGCCCGTAGCCGATCGCGATGACGATATGTATGCGATCGACGATCGCAATCATCCTAGCTTTAAACTCTATCAAGAGCGGCTAGTAGCTAGCAAAACCCGTCAGAAGACTGGGGAAGCCGTGATTCGCAAGCATGTAGAGACAGAAACAGCCACCGCGTCGGTACCCGTTGAAAAAGAGCGTGTAGTCATCGAGCGCGTGCCCAGCACTGGTGGTACTGCTGTCGCACCTGGGGAAGTTGCCTTCAAAGACGGCGAAGTCTCCCGTGTAGAAGTGTACGAAGAAGTACCGGAATTTCATAAAGAAGCCTTCGTCCGTGAAGAAGTCAAAGTCAGCAAAGTTGTAGAACAGGAAACTGCTACAACTCAAGAGCAGATACGACGTGAAGAACTAGATATTAAAAATGCTGGCGATCGACCGATCGTCGATAACAAATAG
- a CDS encoding NADP-dependent oxidoreductase, producing the protein MTQIVSREIHLISRPHGMPTAANFATVENKLEPLPDESILVRNLYMSVDPYMRGRMNDTKSYVPPFQLGQPMEGSAVGEVVESRAEGFKAGDIVTSMLGWREYFIAEAQALHPVNREIQPLSVYLGTLGATGLTAWAGLNLVDVKAGDIVFISGAAGAVGNVAGQLAKLRGCEVIGAAGSGEKIDFLKNECGFDRVFNYKDAPVLEQLNRVAPDGIDVYFDNVGGASLEAALAVLRTYGRIIACGGISGYNAEKPAPGPSNLFNITTKRLTMKGLIVSDSLNLIDEFHKEVGGYFQAGKLKNRETVATGIDRAVEAFLGLFDGKNIGKMVVKLD; encoded by the coding sequence ATGACCCAAATCGTCAGTCGCGAAATTCATCTCATCTCCCGCCCCCACGGAATGCCCACCGCCGCCAACTTCGCCACCGTCGAAAACAAGCTAGAACCGCTACCAGACGAAAGCATCCTCGTTCGCAACCTCTACATGTCGGTAGATCCATACATGCGGGGTCGGATGAACGATACCAAATCTTACGTACCACCGTTTCAACTGGGTCAACCGATGGAAGGTAGCGCAGTTGGCGAAGTTGTGGAATCTCGCGCCGAAGGGTTCAAAGCTGGCGATATCGTCACCTCCATGTTGGGCTGGCGCGAATACTTTATCGCTGAAGCCCAGGCATTGCATCCAGTCAACCGTGAAATTCAACCGCTGTCGGTTTATCTGGGTACCCTGGGTGCGACGGGTTTAACGGCTTGGGCGGGGTTAAATTTGGTCGATGTCAAAGCTGGCGATATCGTCTTTATTTCTGGTGCTGCTGGCGCAGTCGGTAATGTCGCCGGACAATTGGCAAAATTGCGCGGATGCGAAGTTATCGGCGCGGCGGGTTCGGGTGAAAAAATCGACTTCCTCAAAAATGAGTGTGGATTCGATCGAGTATTTAATTACAAAGATGCGCCAGTTTTAGAACAACTAAATCGGGTCGCACCAGATGGGATCGATGTCTATTTCGATAATGTCGGCGGCGCAAGTCTCGAAGCTGCACTCGCAGTGTTGCGAACTTACGGTCGGATTATTGCCTGTGGGGGTATCTCTGGCTACAACGCCGAAAAACCTGCTCCTGGGCCGAGTAATTTGTTTAACATTACCACCAAACGTTTGACGATGAAAGGACTAATTGTCAGCGATTCGCTCAACCTCATTGATGAGTTCCACAAGGAAGTAGGTGGCTATTTTCAGGCAGGTAAATTGAAAAATAGAGAAACAGTAGCCACTGGGATCGATCGAGCCGTAGAAGCCTTTCTCGGCCTATTTGACGGCAAAAATATTGGCAAGATGGTTGTGAAGCTCGATTAA
- a CDS encoding aspartyl protease, translated as MINGIVIGRQPQVKVLVRISGYPDLEIGCVINTGFEGALTLPVAAIAKLQLPYVATINSNLANDENLPTPVHRATVVWDGVELEVPVLAMGRRPQVGTLLLNNCNLNIDFSDGSILSIEAL; from the coding sequence GTGATTAATGGCATTGTCATCGGACGGCAACCACAAGTAAAAGTCCTCGTGCGGATCTCTGGCTATCCAGATCTAGAAATTGGTTGTGTAATTAATACAGGCTTTGAAGGAGCTTTGACTTTGCCAGTTGCCGCAATTGCCAAGTTGCAACTGCCTTATGTGGCAACTATTAACTCCAACCTTGCTAATGATGAAAATTTGCCGACACCAGTTCACCGCGCAACAGTTGTTTGGGATGGAGTAGAATTAGAAGTACCCGTATTAGCCATGGGTCGTCGTCCGCAAGTCGGCACTTTACTACTCAATAATTGCAATCTAAATATCGATTTTAGCGATGGTAGTATTTTGAGTATCGAGGCTTTGTAG
- a CDS encoding metallophosphoesterase: MTEFRVNPYLQNPSSKGINVTWFTTKDVDATLTVTGPGLSKPLVFQSDATLAPVLAYTTAEQKQSIAGIKDSWLLDNNNYKHTVAVDGLQPGKTYNYTVTQGSSTFNSTFETAPSATDWSSIRFIAMSDSETEPLGRVTYREWQPGLIAEGSTRPNSTDSNWAKKFGTNGTGTAQTLRYALTETVGYQENLEIVNSRTPDFLLMPGDLVQGGGYQPGWDEFFRHNAGEYASGLSKYPILPALGNWENFGALNGGYGTDADGRFGPKFGRDKYHTYFDAPENGTPAHRDNYYRVDYGPVTVLTLDSSNGEPDDRRSNYGGAGQPPKVSGTDFTGPGTDTQENYTRAQYESFGGTDLADFNPGSIQWNWVKSQLQDARNKGQIIFIQYHHAPYSDGEHGQPMNHTQSSGQGGTPLRQYQSMFEEYGVAAVLSGHSEMFERSFVDENRDGIGVNYYDVGVSGDGLRGEKRTGSGFDTPLLNYNQYSQWTADQNAAEVWKVVNGVPQLIDGGKHYGHLEVNIEPFSPVPGIVAKIQFTPVYSFPILDANYNLVTTERRVYNDETILLVTDTGRVINSSLGPDATVALFKENLVAATPGNDLVIANAPGSKADGINDTIFTGAGNDEVDTTLSRSLAIKGHNRILTGSGNDVSIVTDNDRSFGSTGDDIFEANDAKNYRLSGGDGNDTFYLGASGRALGGDGADKFFVGAGGGNILSGGAGADQFWIANAELPSAANTIVDFQIGTDVIGIQGAASLGISASTIKLNQVGADTSIVFGGKSLALLTGIQASSLTPGNSSQFVFA, translated from the coding sequence ATGACTGAATTCCGCGTCAATCCCTACCTCCAAAATCCATCTTCCAAGGGTATCAATGTCACCTGGTTCACCACTAAAGACGTAGATGCCACCCTCACTGTCACTGGGCCAGGTCTGAGTAAACCCTTAGTGTTCCAGAGTGACGCTACCTTAGCACCAGTGTTGGCTTATACCACCGCAGAACAGAAACAGTCGATCGCTGGTATCAAGGACAGTTGGTTGCTCGATAATAATAACTACAAGCATACAGTTGCAGTAGACGGTTTGCAGCCTGGGAAAACCTATAACTATACCGTCACCCAGGGGAGTTCCACCTTTAATTCCACATTTGAAACTGCCCCCAGTGCTACAGACTGGTCTAGCATTCGCTTTATTGCCATGTCTGATAGTGAGACAGAACCCCTGGGGCGAGTCACCTATCGGGAGTGGCAACCAGGTTTAATCGCAGAGGGTTCTACGCGCCCCAATTCAACCGATAGTAATTGGGCGAAAAAGTTTGGCACCAACGGTACTGGCACTGCCCAAACCCTGCGCTATGCCCTAACAGAAACTGTGGGCTATCAAGAGAACTTAGAGATCGTTAATAGTCGCACTCCCGACTTCTTGCTAATGCCAGGGGACTTAGTGCAGGGGGGCGGCTATCAACCAGGTTGGGATGAATTTTTCCGCCACAACGCTGGGGAGTATGCCAGCGGTCTTTCTAAATATCCGATTTTGCCTGCTCTGGGGAACTGGGAAAATTTTGGCGCACTCAATGGCGGCTATGGTACCGATGCGGATGGTCGCTTTGGCCCCAAGTTCGGTCGAGATAAGTATCATACTTACTTCGATGCTCCAGAAAATGGAACTCCGGCTCACAGGGATAATTACTACCGCGTTGACTACGGCCCCGTTACCGTCCTGACTTTAGACAGCTCCAACGGCGAACCAGACGATCGCCGGAGTAACTATGGTGGTGCGGGGCAACCCCCCAAGGTAAGTGGCACAGACTTTACAGGCCCAGGTACCGACACCCAGGAGAACTATACCCGCGCACAGTACGAAAGCTTTGGCGGCACAGACCTAGCAGACTTTAACCCTGGTAGCATTCAATGGAACTGGGTAAAAAGTCAACTTCAGGATGCCCGCAACAAAGGACAAATCATCTTTATCCAGTATCACCATGCCCCCTACAGCGATGGCGAACACGGCCAACCCATGAACCATACCCAATCCTCTGGTCAAGGGGGAACACCCCTCCGCCAGTATCAGAGCATGTTCGAGGAGTATGGCGTTGCGGCAGTCCTCTCTGGGCATAGTGAAATGTTCGAGCGGAGCTTTGTGGATGAAAATCGCGACGGGATCGGGGTGAATTACTACGATGTAGGGGTATCTGGCGATGGACTGCGGGGCGAAAAGCGCACCGGATCTGGGTTTGACACTCCTTTACTCAACTATAACCAGTACAGTCAGTGGACAGCCGACCAAAATGCAGCGGAAGTATGGAAAGTAGTAAACGGTGTACCCCAATTAATCGACGGAGGCAAACACTACGGTCACTTGGAGGTCAACATCGAACCCTTCAGTCCCGTACCAGGTATTGTCGCCAAAATTCAGTTTACGCCAGTCTATAGCTTCCCGATTCTGGATGCAAACTATAACCTCGTGACCACCGAACGCCGTGTCTACAATGACGAGACGATCCTGCTCGTGACCGATACAGGGAGAGTAATTAACAGTTCCTTGGGTCCCGATGCAACGGTGGCCTTATTTAAAGAGAATCTGGTTGCTGCCACACCAGGCAACGATCTGGTAATTGCCAATGCCCCCGGTAGTAAAGCAGACGGCATCAATGACACGATCTTCACTGGAGCAGGCAACGATGAAGTAGACACAACCTTATCGCGTTCTCTAGCGATTAAAGGACACAACCGCATTTTGACGGGCAGTGGCAATGATGTATCGATCGTCACAGACAACGATCGATCCTTCGGCAGCACAGGTGACGATATCTTCGAGGCAAATGATGCCAAAAACTATCGGCTCTCTGGTGGCGACGGCAACGATACTTTCTACCTGGGTGCTAGTGGTCGCGCTTTAGGTGGCGATGGTGCCGATAAGTTCTTTGTCGGTGCTGGCGGCGGTAACATCCTCTCTGGCGGCGCGGGTGCCGACCAATTTTGGATTGCTAATGCCGAGCTGCCGAGTGCGGCTAATACGATCGTCGATTTCCAAATCGGTACCGATGTTATTGGCATTCAAGGTGCTGCGAGTTTGGGTATTAGTGCCAGCACGATTAAATTAAATCAAGTTGGTGCCGATACTTCGATTGTCTTTGGCGGTAAATCTCTAGCCTTACTTACAGGTATTCAAGCTAGTAGCTTGACTCCTGGTAATTCCAGTCAGTTTGTGTTTGCTTAA
- a CDS encoding SDR family NAD(P)-dependent oxidoreductase produces MNTNPAERRKYALVTGGNKGIGFAICQGLLAAEFDVILAARSIENATTAIEKLQSDNIHALVLDVSNDDSIERAAKEYGEKFTHLDVLINNAGIYPDEDVNILTVDRELLDRAMNTNAFGAIRTTQAFLPHLSKATAARVINLSSDLGALDGISTETPSYSLSKLALNGATILLATALKFQKIAVYSMCPGWVRTDMGGSNASRSPAQGADTAIWLATDADLNLSGKFFRDRKQIPF; encoded by the coding sequence ATGAATACAAATCCTGCCGAGCGGCGCAAATATGCCCTAGTTACAGGTGGAAACAAAGGGATCGGCTTCGCAATTTGCCAAGGCTTACTCGCTGCTGAGTTTGATGTGATTTTAGCAGCCAGATCGATCGAGAATGCCACAACCGCCATCGAAAAGCTGCAATCCGATAACATCCATGCGTTGGTGCTAGACGTATCTAACGATGATTCAATCGAGCGCGCCGCCAAAGAATATGGCGAAAAATTCACCCATCTCGATGTCTTAATTAACAACGCAGGCATTTATCCAGATGAGGACGTAAACATCCTCACAGTCGATCGAGAATTGCTAGATCGAGCGATGAATACCAATGCCTTTGGCGCAATTCGCACCACCCAAGCCTTTTTACCGCATTTATCCAAAGCTACAGCGGCGCGAGTAATTAATCTGTCCAGCGACTTAGGTGCCTTAGATGGCATATCTACCGAGACGCCTAGCTATTCCCTCTCCAAACTCGCGCTCAACGGTGCAACCATCTTGCTAGCCACCGCTCTCAAATTCCAAAAAATTGCCGTCTACTCCATGTGTCCCGGTTGGGTAAGAACCGATATGGGCGGCTCCAACGCCTCCCGCTCTCCAGCACAAGGCGCAGACACTGCCATCTGGCTAGCAACAGATGCCGACCTGAATTTGAGCGGAAAATTTTTCCGAGATCGAAAACAAATTCCCTTCTAA
- a CDS encoding FMN-dependent NADH-azoreductase, whose protein sequence is MTHILHIDASPRQERSVSRTLTKEFITNWQTAHPDDTVTYRDLGHHAIPFVDEDWIAAAYSAPEQHTPAQKQAIQLSNELVDEFIAADRYVFGIPMYNFSIPASFKAYIDQITRVGRTFAVDANGYKGLVHNKKMTIITASSGAYPDGSPGHSYDMQTPYLQLIFGFMGITDVEFIHADSLSMGDEARDKAIATAQSAIKTAVLA, encoded by the coding sequence ATGACCCACATCCTCCACATCGACGCCAGTCCCCGCCAAGAGAGGTCTGTCTCTCGCACCCTTACCAAAGAATTTATCACTAATTGGCAAACCGCTCATCCCGACGATACCGTCACCTACCGCGATCTCGGACATCATGCCATTCCCTTTGTTGACGAAGACTGGATTGCCGCTGCTTATTCTGCACCCGAACAGCACACCCCCGCTCAAAAACAAGCCATTCAACTCTCTAACGAGCTAGTCGATGAATTTATAGCTGCCGATCGCTATGTCTTCGGGATTCCGATGTACAACTTTAGTATCCCTGCCAGCTTCAAGGCATATATCGACCAAATTACCCGCGTCGGGCGGACATTTGCCGTCGATGCTAACGGGTACAAAGGACTAGTTCATAACAAGAAAATGACCATTATTACCGCCAGTAGCGGTGCATATCCCGACGGTAGCCCCGGTCATAGTTATGACATGCAAACACCCTATCTCCAGCTCATTTTTGGCTTCATGGGCATCACCGATGTGGAGTTTATTCACGCCGATAGTCTCAGCATGGGTGACGAAGCCCGCGATAAAGCGATCGCCACCGCCCAATCCGCAATCAAAACCGCTGTTCTGGCTTAG
- a CDS encoding leucine-rich repeat domain-containing protein, with amino-acid sequence MKKDGLLNRIFRLKLSFYSLVTLLALTASCTALQPELKIENSPITATPTVVESIQTQSFADWCQRKASVPSDTRHTINVLLEIAKTNDCKLADSRIRRHILKNGSFLYLRGRKISDLKPISGFTEITAIFLDNNQIRDLQPLTTLSNVSTAELGNNQISDLRPLARMSQLTRLDLRNNRISDVTPLAALSEMRDLILDNNQITDLSSLRVLRHLGQLHVRNNPLSDKTCPLKPRLLGIPELDAYAKICRFD; translated from the coding sequence CCTTACTTGCTCTCACTGCTAGCTGTACAGCTCTTCAGCCTGAACTTAAGATCGAAAACTCACCTATCACAGCTACACCGACGGTTGTAGAGTCCATACAAACTCAAAGTTTCGCCGACTGGTGCCAGCGCAAAGCGTCTGTTCCTTCAGACACTCGACATACAATTAATGTCCTGCTGGAAATCGCTAAAACAAATGACTGCAAATTAGCAGATAGTAGAATTAGAAGACATATCCTTAAAAATGGCAGCTTTCTCTATCTTAGGGGCAGAAAGATTAGCGATCTCAAGCCAATCTCAGGATTCACTGAAATCACGGCTATCTTTCTCGATAATAATCAGATTCGTGATTTACAGCCGCTGACAACCTTGAGCAATGTGTCCACTGCCGAACTCGGTAACAATCAGATTAGCGATTTACGACCGCTGGCTAGGATGAGTCAATTGACTAGACTTGATCTCAGAAACAACCGGATCAGCGATGTCACTCCCCTAGCTGCTTTGAGCGAGATGAGAGACCTAATTCTCGATAACAACCAGATTACTGATTTAAGTTCGCTGCGAGTCCTACGTCATTTAGGACAACTTCATGTGCGTAACAACCCTCTTTCTGACAAAACTTGTCCGCTCAAGCCGCGTCTCCTTGGCATTCCTGAGCTTGATGCATACGCTAAGATATGCAGGTTCGATTAG
- a CDS encoding sugar O-acetyltransferase, whose product MSQTEREKMLANEPYFSLSDPELQMMMAAAQELLYPFNHSRPEEHEKRAKIISKLFGSIGRNFTIKPPFMCDFGCHIHAKDNLFINYDCVILDCNEVFIGNNVMFAPKVQIYTAYHPLDPEIRRSGLEMAAPITIEDDVWIGGGAIICPGVTIGAGTTIGAGSVVIRDLPPNVVAVGNPCRVIRNLYN is encoded by the coding sequence ATGAGTCAGACAGAACGGGAAAAAATGCTGGCAAACGAGCCATACTTTTCGCTCTCCGATCCAGAACTGCAAATGATGATGGCCGCAGCACAAGAGCTGCTGTATCCCTTCAATCATTCGCGCCCTGAAGAACACGAAAAACGTGCGAAAATTATTAGCAAGCTATTTGGATCGATCGGCAGAAACTTCACAATTAAGCCACCTTTTATGTGTGACTTTGGTTGCCATATCCATGCAAAAGACAACCTATTTATTAACTACGATTGCGTCATTTTAGATTGCAACGAAGTTTTCATTGGCAATAATGTCATGTTCGCGCCCAAGGTGCAAATTTATACCGCATATCATCCCCTCGATCCAGAAATTAGAAGATCCGGTTTGGAAATGGCGGCACCGATTACGATCGAGGATGATGTCTGGATTGGCGGTGGCGCAATTATCTGTCCCGGCGTCACCATTGGCGCGGGTACGACTATTGGTGCGGGTAGTGTCGTCATCAGAGATCTTCCCCCTAATGTTGTCGCGGTCGGCAATCCTTGTCGCGTCATTAGAAATCTTTACAATTAA